A section of the Suncus etruscus isolate mSunEtr1 chromosome X, mSunEtr1.pri.cur, whole genome shotgun sequence genome encodes:
- the RGN gene encoding regucalcin, whose amino-acid sequence MTMSSVKTECILLENCRCGESPVWEEATNSLLFVDIPAKKVCRWDSFSKQVQRITVDAPVSNVALRQSGGYVATIGTKFCALNWEEQEVVTLAIVDKDKKNNRFNDGKVDPAGRYIAGTMAEEIAPAVLERHQGSLYSLFPDHHVEKYFDQVDISNGLDWSLDHKNFYYIDSLSYSVDAFDYDLQTGKITNRRSIYVMEKEEQIPDGMCIDIEGKLWVACYNGGRVIRLDPETGKRLQTVKLPVDKTTSCCFGGKDYSELYVTTARDGMTPEDLVKQPEAGGIFKITGLGVKGIPPYAYAG is encoded by the exons ATGACAATGTCTTCTGTTAAGACTGAATGTATTTTGCTGGAGAACTGCCGGTGTGGGGAATCCCCTGTGTGGGAGGAAGCAACCAACTCCCTGCTTTTTGTGGATATTCCTGCAAAAAAGGTTTGCCGGTGGGATTCATTCAGCAAGCAAGTGCAGCGAATAACTGTGG ATGCTCCGGTCAGCAATGTGGCCCTGCGCCAGTCTGGAGGCTATGTCGCCACCATTGGTACAAAGTTCTGTGCCTTGAACTGGGAAGAACAGGAGGTGGTCACCCTGGCCATCGTAGataaagacaagaaaaacaaTCGATTCAATGATGGAAAAGTAGACCCTGCTGGGAGATACATTGCtg GCACCATGGCTGAGGAAATAGCCCCGGCAGTTCTGGAACGTCACCAAGGgtctctgtactctctctttccTGACCACCATGTAGAAAAGTACTTTGACCAGGTGGATATCTCCAATGGCTTGGATTGGTCCCTTGACCACAAGAACTTCTACTACATCGATAGCCTGTCCTACTCTGTAGATGCCTTTGACTATGACCTACAGACAGGAAAGATCA CCAACCGCAGAAGCATATATGTGATGGAGAAAGAGGAACAAATCCCAGATGGGATGTGTATTGATATCGAGGGGAAGCTCTGGGTGGCCTGTTACAATGGAGGAAGAGTGATTCGTTTAGATCCTGAGACGG GGAAAAGACTCCAGACTGTGAAGTTGCCTGTTGATAAAACAACCTCATGCTGCTTTGGAGGAAAGGATTACTCAGAACTGTATGTGACCACTGCCAGAGATGGAATGACCCCTGAGGACCTTGTGAAGCAACCAGAAGCTGGTGGAATTTTCAAG ATAACTGGCCTAGGGGTCAAAGGGATTCCTCCCTATGCCTATGCAGGTTGA